Proteins encoded by one window of Massilia sp. NR 4-1:
- a CDS encoding GNAT family N-acetyltransferase — translation MLLSRTNPELHTPRLLLRKFAASDFDAFHAYHCLPEVYRFLYNDPPEGEAMRACFEAVLTAPFAAAGDKLTLAVCRREDGAVVGEVLLKLGSTAALQGELGYLFNPAFHGQGLALEAACAMLDFGFAELGFHRICARLDTLNTASARMAEKLGMQREAHLRQSNRHKGIWGDEFIYALLRSEWDAK, via the coding sequence CGCACCAATCCCGAACTGCACACGCCCCGCCTCCTGCTGCGTAAATTCGCCGCCAGCGATTTCGACGCCTTCCACGCTTATCATTGCCTGCCCGAGGTCTACCGTTTTCTGTACAACGATCCGCCCGAGGGCGAGGCGATGCGCGCATGCTTTGAGGCCGTGCTAACGGCGCCTTTCGCGGCCGCTGGCGACAAGCTGACGCTGGCGGTGTGCCGCCGCGAGGACGGCGCCGTGGTCGGCGAGGTGCTGCTCAAGCTGGGCAGCACAGCTGCCTTGCAAGGCGAACTGGGCTATTTGTTTAATCCAGCCTTCCATGGGCAGGGGCTGGCGCTGGAGGCGGCGTGCGCCATGCTTGATTTCGGTTTTGCTGAACTGGGCTTTCACCGTATTTGTGCCCGCCTCGATACTTTGAATACGGCGTCGGCCCGCATGGCCGAAAAACTCGGCATGCAGCGCGAAGCGCATCTGCGCCAGAGTAACCGGCATAAAGGCATATGGGGTGATGAATTCATCTATGCGCTACTGCGCAGCGAATGGGATGCCAAATAA
- a CDS encoding chemotaxis protein — translation MNSVQQEVDERSNLTNSNKFELLLFRLGADENGDHSELYGINVFKIREIVAMPQVTAVAGSPDHTLGVVNLRGQIITVLDLPAIVGVKPKTGLNIMLVTEFARTTQAFAVESVDEIVRLDWSQVLSAENSNAGGMVTSIARLDGDVNATRLAQVLDVETILRKMVPTEGKDVDPDTIGPKLGLKPGTFILAADDSVVARNLIERGLEAMGAPFVMTKTGKEAWEKLQHIADGCKAEGIAVDERVALVLTDLEMPEMDGFTLTRMVKQDPRFSKIPVVIHSSLSGKTNEDHVKGVGADAYVAKFVAEDLAETIRKVLHK, via the coding sequence ATGAATTCAGTTCAACAAGAAGTTGACGAACGCAGTAACCTGACTAACTCCAACAAATTCGAGCTGCTGTTATTCCGCCTCGGCGCGGATGAGAACGGCGACCATTCCGAACTCTACGGAATCAATGTCTTCAAGATCCGCGAGATCGTGGCCATGCCGCAGGTCACCGCGGTGGCCGGCTCGCCCGACCACACCCTGGGCGTGGTCAATCTGCGCGGCCAGATCATCACGGTGCTGGATTTGCCGGCCATCGTGGGTGTGAAGCCGAAGACGGGCCTGAATATCATGCTGGTGACGGAATTCGCGCGCACCACGCAGGCCTTTGCCGTGGAGTCGGTGGATGAAATCGTGCGCCTGGATTGGAGCCAGGTGCTGAGCGCGGAAAACAGCAACGCCGGCGGCATGGTCACCAGTATTGCCCGCCTCGACGGTGATGTGAACGCCACCCGCCTGGCCCAGGTGCTGGACGTGGAAACCATCCTGCGCAAGATGGTGCCGACCGAGGGCAAGGATGTCGATCCCGACACCATCGGTCCGAAGCTGGGCCTGAAGCCGGGCACCTTCATCCTGGCGGCCGACGACTCCGTGGTGGCGCGCAATCTGATCGAGCGCGGCCTGGAAGCGATGGGCGCGCCGTTCGTGATGACCAAGACCGGCAAGGAAGCCTGGGAAAAGCTGCAGCACATCGCCGACGGCTGCAAGGCCGAGGGTATCGCGGTCGACGAGCGCGTGGCCCTGGTGCTGACCGATCTGGAAATGCCGGAGATGGATGGCTTTACGCTGACCCGCATGGTCAAGCAGGATCCGCGCTTCAGCAAGATTCCGGTGGTGATCCACTCCTCGCTGTCCGGCAAGACCAACGAGGACCATGTGAAAGGCGTGGGCGCCGATGCCTATGTCGCCAAGTTTGTCGCCGAGGATCTGGCCGAAACCATCCGCAAGGTGCTGCACAAATAA
- a CDS encoding DJ-1/PfpI family protein, giving the protein MAAKKILLLTGDFAEDYETMVPFQALQAVGHTVHAVCPGKQAGDKVKTAIHDFEGDQTYTEKPGHQFSLNASFDEADAARYDALVIAGGRAPEYLRLNPQVIRLIQGFVQANKPVAAICHAAQLLAAADVIRGRKISAYPACAPEVKLAGADYADIPIDGAITDGIFVTAPAWPAHPQWIAQLLQKLGTEIKL; this is encoded by the coding sequence GTGGCTGCAAAGAAAATTCTGTTACTGACGGGTGATTTTGCCGAGGATTATGAAACCATGGTGCCGTTCCAGGCACTGCAGGCTGTCGGGCATACCGTGCATGCGGTATGTCCCGGCAAACAAGCCGGCGACAAGGTCAAGACCGCCATTCACGATTTCGAAGGCGACCAGACCTATACCGAAAAGCCCGGCCACCAATTCTCCCTGAACGCCAGCTTCGACGAGGCCGACGCCGCGCGCTACGACGCGCTGGTGATTGCCGGCGGCCGCGCGCCGGAATATCTGCGCCTGAATCCCCAGGTCATCCGCCTGATCCAGGGCTTCGTGCAGGCCAACAAGCCGGTGGCCGCCATCTGCCACGCCGCCCAGCTGCTGGCCGCGGCCGACGTGATCCGCGGACGCAAGATCAGCGCCTATCCCGCCTGCGCCCCGGAAGTGAAGCTGGCCGGCGCCGACTATGCCGACATTCCCATCGACGGCGCCATCACCGACGGCATCTTCGTCACCGCCCCCGCCTGGCCTGCCCATCCGCAGTGGATCGCGCAATTGCTGCAAAAGCTGGGTACGGAAATCAAGCTGTGA
- the fghA gene encoding S-formylglutathione hydrolase, with amino-acid sequence MLQLISEHACFGGVQRFYQHNARTIGLPMRFSAFIPAQAMDARLPALFYLAGLTCTEETFMIKGGAQRLAAELGLILIAPDTSPRGANLPGDSESWDFGVGAGFYLDATQEPWSKHYRMESYIHELRELLAAELPLDPARIGIFGHSMGGHGALTLALKRPGVFRSVSAFAPIAAPTRCPWGRKAFSGYLGSDENTWQQHDASALMSCLQTPYPQGILIDQGLDDKFLAEQLYPEAFEAACAQARQPLTLRRHAGYDHGYYFIATFMEDHLRFHARNLQS; translated from the coding sequence ATGCTCCAGCTTATCAGCGAACACGCTTGTTTCGGCGGCGTTCAGCGTTTTTACCAGCACAATGCGCGCACGATTGGCTTGCCGATGCGCTTTTCCGCCTTCATTCCGGCACAAGCCATGGACGCGCGCCTGCCTGCCCTCTTCTACCTGGCCGGTCTGACCTGCACGGAGGAAACCTTCATGATCAAGGGCGGCGCCCAGCGCCTGGCGGCCGAGCTGGGCCTGATCCTGATCGCGCCCGACACCAGCCCGCGCGGCGCCAACTTGCCCGGCGACAGCGAATCCTGGGACTTCGGCGTCGGCGCCGGCTTCTATCTCGACGCCACGCAGGAACCCTGGTCCAAGCACTACCGCATGGAAAGCTATATCCACGAGCTGCGCGAGCTGCTCGCCGCCGAATTGCCGCTCGACCCGGCCCGCATCGGCATCTTCGGCCACTCAATGGGTGGCCATGGCGCCCTGACCTTGGCCCTGAAGCGTCCCGGCGTGTTCCGCTCCGTCTCCGCCTTCGCCCCGATTGCTGCGCCTACGCGCTGTCCCTGGGGCCGCAAAGCCTTCAGCGGCTACCTGGGCAGCGACGAAAACACCTGGCAGCAGCACGACGCCAGCGCCCTGATGTCCTGCCTGCAGACGCCCTACCCCCAGGGCATCCTGATCGACCAGGGCCTGGACGATAAATTCCTCGCCGAACAGCTGTATCCGGAAGCCTTCGAAGCCGCTTGCGCCCAAGCCCGGCAGCCGCTCACCCTGCGCCGCCACGCCGGCTACGACCACGGCTACTACTTCATCGCCACCTTCATGGAAGACCACCTGCGCTTCCACGCCCGCAATCTGCAATCCTGA
- a CDS encoding cation:proton antiporter yields MPDFLVTLDLQAISAELAWPVAIALAWLAGELIHRWTTLPRISVYGLVGFLAAQAFPELFATEGGSPVTFLANVAFGLILFELGYRVNLRWLRVNPWIAVSGLMESALTFAVVYQLAHMSGVPPLTALLLASLGMSTSPAGVLRVINEQKSSGQVTERLLHLVAINSVLAVFVFKVIVGVWVFDTSGSLPQAISHSLIELVASAALGAIFGFVVPAVLRKLGTLALDGTVAFALGVIMLVALTHAAQLSPVLATLTFGLMARHRRVTFARTERNFGAIGELLTVLLFVFAVSTLEWERVMAGATLALALLTARFLAKAAVVAAFSHVGGTSWRKGALTGIALSPMSVFVVLVLEQTKSMGIVLVDELAALAGMTLFMEVIGPIITQRALIWANETTRKEEH; encoded by the coding sequence ATGCCAGACTTCCTGGTAACGCTGGACTTGCAGGCCATCTCGGCCGAATTAGCCTGGCCCGTCGCAATCGCCCTGGCCTGGCTGGCCGGAGAACTCATCCACCGCTGGACCACCTTGCCGCGCATCAGCGTGTATGGCCTGGTGGGCTTTTTAGCCGCCCAGGCTTTCCCCGAGCTGTTCGCCACCGAGGGCGGCAGCCCGGTTACTTTCCTGGCCAATGTGGCCTTCGGCCTGATCCTGTTTGAATTGGGCTACCGCGTGAATCTGCGCTGGCTGCGCGTCAATCCCTGGATCGCGGTCAGCGGCCTGATGGAGTCGGCGCTGACCTTTGCCGTCGTGTACCAGCTGGCCCATATGAGCGGCGTGCCGCCGCTGACGGCGTTGCTGCTGGCTTCGCTCGGCATGTCGACCTCGCCGGCCGGCGTGCTGCGCGTCATCAACGAGCAGAAAAGCTCGGGCCAGGTCACGGAGCGCCTGCTGCACCTGGTGGCGATCAATAGCGTGCTGGCCGTGTTCGTGTTCAAGGTGATCGTCGGCGTCTGGGTTTTCGATACCTCGGGCAGCCTGCCGCAGGCGATCTCGCACAGCCTGATCGAGCTGGTGGCATCGGCCGCGCTGGGCGCCATTTTCGGCTTCGTCGTGCCGGCCGTGCTGCGCAAGCTTGGCACGCTGGCGCTGGATGGCACGGTGGCCTTCGCGCTGGGTGTCATCATGCTGGTGGCGCTGACGCATGCGGCACAATTGTCGCCGGTGCTGGCCACGCTGACCTTCGGCCTGATGGCGCGCCACCGCCGCGTGACCTTCGCCCGCACCGAACGCAATTTCGGCGCCATCGGCGAGCTGCTGACGGTGCTGCTGTTCGTGTTCGCCGTGTCCACGCTGGAGTGGGAGCGCGTGATGGCGGGCGCCACGCTGGCCCTGGCCTTGCTGACGGCGCGCTTCCTGGCCAAGGCGGCGGTGGTGGCGGCCTTCTCCCATGTGGGCGGCACCTCCTGGCGCAAGGGCGCGCTGACCGGCATCGCGCTGTCGCCGATGTCGGTGTTCGTGGTGCTGGTGCTGGAGCAGACCAAGAGCATGGGCATCGTGCTGGTCGACGAACTGGCGGCGCTGGCGGGCATGACCCTGTTCATGGAGGTGATCGGCCCCATCATCACGCAGCGCGCCCTGATCTGGGCCAATGAAACCACGCGCAAGGAGGAACACTGA
- a CDS encoding YbdK family carboxylate-amine ligase yields the protein MALEAFKASEPLTMGVELELQLVSFSDFDLTASSPDLLHLLSRKPFPGNVTPEITESMIEINSDVHTRHAELLAQLQLIRDTLVTAGETLNIGICGGGTHPFQKWSERRIFAKPRFKEVSALYGYLAKQFTIFGQHVHIGCASGDDALYLLHALSRYVPHFIALSASSPFVQGGDTLFNSARLNSVFAFPMSGRAPFVLSWDEFEHSFFSKMEHTGVIKSMKDFYWDIRPKPEFGTIELRVCDTPLTVERAAALACYLQALCAYLLERKEAPPAEDDYLVYNYNRFQACRFGLDGTIVHPKTYESLSLREDILTTLRRMDPYAEKLGGLPALNHLMQVTHMGSDAQYLRDQFSASGSVEGVVDAAVARFRG from the coding sequence ATGGCGCTCGAAGCATTCAAAGCATCCGAACCCCTGACCATGGGGGTGGAGCTGGAGCTGCAATTGGTCAGTTTTTCCGACTTCGACCTGACCGCTTCCAGCCCCGACTTGCTGCATCTCCTGAGCCGCAAGCCTTTCCCCGGCAATGTGACGCCGGAGATCACCGAGAGCATGATCGAGATTAACTCGGACGTGCATACCCGCCACGCCGAACTGCTGGCGCAGCTGCAGCTGATCCGCGATACCCTCGTGACGGCGGGCGAAACACTGAACATCGGCATCTGCGGCGGCGGTACCCACCCGTTCCAGAAATGGTCGGAGCGGCGCATCTTCGCCAAGCCGCGTTTCAAGGAAGTGTCGGCCCTGTATGGCTATCTGGCCAAGCAGTTCACCATCTTCGGCCAGCACGTGCACATCGGCTGCGCTTCGGGCGACGATGCGCTCTACCTGCTGCATGCGCTGAGCCGCTACGTGCCGCACTTCATCGCGCTGTCGGCCTCCTCGCCCTTCGTGCAGGGCGGCGACACGCTGTTCAATTCGGCGCGACTGAATTCGGTGTTCGCCTTCCCCATGAGCGGCCGCGCGCCTTTCGTCCTGAGCTGGGACGAGTTCGAGCACAGCTTCTTCTCCAAGATGGAGCACACCGGCGTTATCAAGAGCATGAAGGACTTTTACTGGGACATCCGTCCCAAGCCGGAATTCGGCACCATCGAGCTGCGCGTATGCGATACGCCGCTGACGGTGGAGCGGGCGGCGGCGCTGGCCTGCTATCTGCAGGCGCTGTGCGCCTACCTGCTGGAGCGCAAGGAAGCGCCGCCGGCGGAAGACGATTACCTGGTGTATAACTACAACCGCTTCCAGGCTTGCCGCTTCGGCCTCGATGGCACCATCGTGCATCCGAAAACGTATGAGAGCCTGTCGCTGCGCGAGGATATCCTGACCACCTTGCGCCGCATGGACCCGTATGCCGAGAAGCTGGGCGGCCTGCCCGCGCTGAACCATCTGATGCAGGTCACGCATATGGGCAGCGATGCCCAGTACCTGCGCGACCAGTTCAGCGCCAGCGGCAGCGTGGAGGGCGTGGTTGACGCGGCGGTGGCGCGCTTCCGGGGCTAG
- a CDS encoding gamma-glutamyl-gamma-aminobutyrate hydrolase family protein, translating to MSTDDSDSRKHERRANERRGDGQQRQRRKDDAPRYLDPGETVFTLWGRVIMARYRRIAAAATRHIMQRPLRIGISARIFHPEAGAKGLRSKNLQYLEESIAQWVMSRDVLVFMIPTVNTDGLLHPSNIRLRDYARHLDGLVLQGGADVSPQSYAETPTRPEWGGDRARDMYELELLHEFVEAGKPVLGICRGCQLLNVAFGGSLYQDIATDVPAALAHVHDDYDRHRHEITFPEGSSLAKMFRGQERGLVNSIHHQAVKTLGRDMAVEALSHPDGMIEAIRYRKAPFVMGLQWHPEFHRAGGQELLDCTAILDNFLRVARETRF from the coding sequence ATGAGTACAGACGATAGCGACAGCAGAAAACACGAACGCCGTGCCAACGAACGGCGCGGCGACGGCCAGCAGCGCCAGCGCCGCAAGGACGACGCCCCGCGCTATCTCGATCCCGGCGAAACCGTGTTCACGCTGTGGGGCCGCGTCATCATGGCGCGCTACCGCCGCATCGCGGCCGCCGCCACCCGCCATATCATGCAGCGCCCGCTGCGCATCGGCATCTCGGCGCGCATCTTCCATCCCGAGGCCGGGGCCAAAGGCCTGCGCAGCAAGAACCTGCAATACCTGGAAGAGTCGATTGCGCAGTGGGTCATGTCGCGCGATGTGCTGGTGTTCATGATTCCGACCGTGAATACCGACGGCCTGCTCCACCCCAGCAATATCCGCCTGCGCGACTATGCGCGCCACCTCGATGGTCTGGTGCTGCAGGGCGGCGCCGACGTCTCGCCGCAAAGCTATGCCGAAACGCCGACCCGGCCCGAATGGGGCGGCGACCGCGCACGCGATATGTACGAGCTGGAACTGCTGCATGAATTCGTGGAAGCGGGCAAGCCGGTGCTGGGCATCTGCCGCGGCTGCCAATTATTGAACGTGGCATTTGGCGGCAGCCTGTATCAGGATATCGCCACCGACGTGCCGGCCGCGCTGGCCCACGTGCACGACGATTACGACCGCCACCGCCATGAGATCACCTTCCCCGAAGGCTCTTCGCTGGCGAAGATGTTCCGCGGACAGGAGCGCGGGCTGGTGAACTCCATCCACCACCAGGCCGTGAAGACGCTGGGGCGCGATATGGCGGTGGAAGCGCTGTCCCATCCCGACGGGATGATCGAAGCGATCCGCTACCGCAAGGCGCCCTTCGTCATGGGCCTGCAATGGCACCCCGAATTCCACCGCGCCGGCGGGCAGGAACTGCTGGACTGCACCGCCATCCTCGACAACTTCCTGCGCGTGGCGCGCGAGACGCGCTTCTGA
- a CDS encoding MarR family winged helix-turn-helix transcriptional regulator, producing the protein MGGKSKRSATATEAASPDLEVLQKLRIIIRAAQRHSLWIEKQCGVNGAQLWIMQELAETPDLRVGQITARLAIQQATTSNLLESLVRKGHIVKTRDQQDQRVVKLSLSEQGHALLEAAPKPARGLLPEALAKLEPGHLASLNSGLQGLLGSIEVLDEGFGLQPLPFTMQESG; encoded by the coding sequence ATGGGTGGTAAGAGCAAGCGCAGCGCAACGGCAACCGAGGCAGCCAGCCCGGATCTGGAGGTGCTGCAAAAACTGCGCATCATTATTCGTGCGGCACAGCGGCATTCGCTGTGGATAGAAAAGCAATGCGGCGTCAATGGCGCCCAGCTGTGGATCATGCAGGAGCTGGCCGAAACGCCCGACCTGCGCGTGGGCCAGATCACGGCCCGCCTGGCGATCCAGCAAGCCACCACCAGCAATCTGCTGGAAAGCCTGGTGCGCAAAGGGCATATCGTCAAAACGCGCGACCAGCAAGACCAGCGTGTGGTAAAACTCTCCTTATCCGAACAGGGCCACGCCTTGCTGGAGGCGGCGCCGAAACCGGCGCGCGGCCTGCTGCCGGAGGCACTGGCCAAGCTCGAACCCGGGCATCTGGCCAGCTTGAACAGCGGCTTGCAAGGGCTGCTGGGCAGTATCGAAGTGCTGGATGAAGGCTTCGGGCTGCAGCCCCTGCCCTTCACCATGCAGGAAAGTGGATGA
- a CDS encoding phosphoribosyltransferase, which produces MTFELPFSDREHAASLLAGRLSSLRSRRPLVLAIPRGAVPMGKTIADALDGELDVVLVRKIPSAIDPELAVGAVDEHGNRELAPYFHRTRTSMEWVELQTREQLDLMQRRRASYGASRRPVDPAGRLVIVVDDGLATGSTMAAALRALRARQPARLIAAVPVAAPDAVELIAPLADEVVCLAAPMHFLAVSRHYDYFPQISEEEVIAILRSQ; this is translated from the coding sequence ATGACTTTCGAACTCCCTTTTTCCGACCGGGAACACGCCGCCAGCCTGCTGGCCGGGCGCCTGTCGTCCCTGCGCAGCCGGCGCCCGCTGGTGCTGGCCATTCCGCGCGGCGCCGTCCCCATGGGCAAGACCATCGCCGATGCGCTGGACGGCGAACTGGACGTGGTGCTGGTGCGCAAAATTCCATCCGCCATCGATCCCGAACTGGCCGTGGGCGCCGTGGATGAGCATGGCAACCGCGAACTGGCGCCCTACTTCCACCGCACCCGCACCAGCATGGAGTGGGTCGAGCTGCAAACCCGCGAACAGCTGGACCTGATGCAGCGTCGCCGGGCCAGTTATGGCGCCTCGCGCCGCCCGGTCGATCCGGCCGGCCGCCTCGTCATCGTGGTCGACGATGGCCTGGCCACCGGCTCCACCATGGCCGCCGCCCTGCGCGCCCTGCGCGCGCGCCAGCCCGCGCGCCTGATCGCCGCCGTGCCGGTGGCCGCGCCCGACGCCGTCGAACTGATTGCGCCGCTGGCGGACGAGGTGGTGTGCCTGGCCGCGCCCATGCATTTTCTCGCCGTCAGCCGCCACTATGACTACTTCCCCCAGATCAGCGAAGAAGAGGTGATCGCCATCTTGCGCAGCCAATAA
- a CDS encoding flagellar basal body protein has product MAISALSAGLSGLQANQKALDVTAHNVANANTQNFQPQQANFQEANPVGTGVTLSTAARGLAQQEGLSSENMARDMSNSLVYKAGFDLSAKVVQAADDRIGTLIDIKA; this is encoded by the coding sequence ATGGCTATTTCCGCACTCAGCGCCGGCCTGTCCGGCCTCCAAGCCAACCAGAAAGCCCTGGATGTCACGGCGCACAATGTTGCCAATGCGAACACTCAGAACTTCCAGCCGCAGCAGGCCAACTTCCAGGAAGCCAACCCGGTCGGCACTGGCGTGACCCTGTCCACCGCGGCGCGCGGCCTGGCGCAGCAAGAAGGCTTGTCCAGCGAAAACATGGCCAGGGACATGAGCAATTCCCTCGTCTACAAAGCCGGTTTCGACCTGTCCGCCAAGGTGGTGCAGGCCGCCGACGACCGCATCGGCACACTGATCGACATCAAGGCTTAA
- a CDS encoding CocE/NonD family hydrolase, with amino-acid sequence MLPAGAGGRERLETTLFKPDGSGPFPLLVINHGKAPGNPRLQRRDRFVYMAAAFVRRGYAVLVPMRTGFANSSGRYSDFGCNMTANGYAQAADIADVLEYASQQSWIDARRIVVAGQSYGGLASMALATQDIPGVRGVLNFAGGLRTIGGSCDWQQALVQAFADYGRRSRLPSLWLYGANDSFFAPPLVSRLHQAYTRGGGKAQLLSYGAFKNDAHRMLASRDGEKIWLPHAERFLQSIGMPFREVYALADTPPAPASHYAALEDVAALPYVPERGREQYRAFLKRMTPRAFAISASGAWGWAEEGEEPEARALAACQSSSEQPCRLYSVDERVVWPDASAGRTD; translated from the coding sequence ATGCTGCCGGCCGGGGCCGGCGGACGCGAGCGCCTGGAAACCACGCTGTTCAAGCCGGATGGGTCCGGTCCGTTCCCCCTGCTCGTCATCAACCACGGCAAGGCGCCCGGCAATCCGCGCCTGCAGCGGCGCGACCGCTTCGTGTATATGGCCGCCGCCTTCGTGCGGCGCGGCTATGCGGTACTGGTCCCCATGCGCACCGGTTTTGCCAATTCCAGCGGCCGCTACAGCGATTTCGGCTGCAATATGACGGCCAACGGCTACGCCCAGGCCGCCGACATCGCCGACGTGCTGGAGTACGCCAGCCAGCAGTCCTGGATCGACGCCCGCCGCATCGTGGTCGCCGGCCAATCCTATGGCGGCCTGGCCAGCATGGCCCTGGCGACCCAGGATATTCCCGGCGTGCGCGGCGTGCTCAATTTCGCCGGCGGCTTGCGCACCATCGGCGGCAGCTGCGACTGGCAGCAGGCGCTGGTGCAAGCCTTCGCCGATTACGGCCGGCGCAGCCGCCTGCCCAGCCTGTGGCTATATGGCGCCAACGATTCCTTCTTCGCGCCGCCCCTGGTCAGCCGCCTGCACCAGGCTTACACGCGCGGTGGCGGCAAGGCCCAGCTGCTGTCCTATGGCGCCTTCAAGAACGACGCCCACCGCATGCTGGCCAGCCGCGACGGCGAGAAAATCTGGCTGCCCCATGCCGAGCGCTTCCTGCAATCGATCGGCATGCCGTTCCGCGAAGTGTACGCGCTGGCCGACACGCCGCCTGCGCCGGCCAGCCATTACGCCGCGTTGGAGGATGTGGCCGCCTTGCCCTATGTGCCGGAGCGCGGGCGCGAGCAATACCGCGCCTTCCTCAAGCGCATGACGCCGCGCGCTTTCGCCATTTCCGCCAGCGGCGCCTGGGGCTGGGCGGAAGAGGGCGAGGAGCCGGAAGCGCGCGCGCTGGCGGCCTGCCAGTCGTCCAGCGAGCAGCCCTGCCGCCTGTATTCGGTCGACGAGAGAGTGGTGTGGCCGGATGCGAGCGCCGGCCGCACGGATTGA
- a CDS encoding AAA family ATPase, which translates to MAAVTCLQKILFGPPGCGKSFRVRKIAEEELSITVPGPHLIETTFHPEYGYGDFLAKLLPQTSKYQQKYLLSAAGPIPATTIQEEVERSSIEYNIHTGPLLKALALAYADPSQNVLLVIDEINRGNCAQIFGDIFQLLDRNDSGRSEYGVELCQLFHGALQNELKRLGAPASACPAQKLYLPPNLSLIGTMNTSDESVYYMDSAFKRRWDFAFMPWSGQPGGAWHERQRTLPVEGCGADWIELLTRLNDYIAGSFRGRNIDDKQIGLWFVKVPVSAEEKLEQPLQTLKTQLVPLVGKASHSDWVKLFPNAENYGYGNLQTMSARTDFEAFGIGWPDDVNPYQPELLADTLIEHIDSFLKSPRPGITLETIRNKLMFFLWDNVFARDRSPLFALLRLGGMAGEDPRTFGEFATPVHAAMLLAGLLKPAETASA; encoded by the coding sequence ATGGCTGCTGTGACTTGTCTGCAAAAAATTCTGTTCGGCCCGCCTGGCTGCGGCAAGAGCTTCCGCGTCAGGAAAATCGCCGAAGAGGAACTGAGCATCACCGTGCCCGGCCCGCACCTGATCGAAACCACCTTCCATCCGGAATATGGCTATGGCGACTTTCTCGCCAAGCTGCTGCCGCAGACCAGCAAGTATCAGCAGAAATACCTGCTCAGCGCCGCCGGTCCGATCCCCGCCACCACCATCCAGGAAGAGGTGGAACGCTCTTCCATCGAGTACAACATCCACACCGGCCCGCTGCTCAAGGCGCTGGCCCTGGCCTATGCCGACCCAAGCCAGAATGTCCTGCTGGTGATCGATGAAATCAATCGCGGCAACTGCGCCCAGATCTTCGGCGATATCTTCCAGCTGCTCGACCGCAACGATAGCGGCCGTTCTGAGTACGGGGTGGAGCTGTGCCAGCTATTTCACGGCGCCCTGCAGAACGAGCTGAAACGCCTGGGCGCCCCGGCCAGCGCCTGCCCCGCGCAAAAACTCTATCTGCCGCCCAATCTGTCCCTGATCGGCACCATGAACACCAGCGACGAATCGGTGTACTACATGGACAGCGCCTTCAAGCGCCGCTGGGACTTCGCCTTCATGCCATGGAGCGGCCAGCCGGGCGGCGCTTGGCACGAACGCCAGCGCACCCTGCCGGTCGAGGGCTGCGGCGCGGACTGGATCGAGCTGCTGACGCGGCTCAACGACTATATTGCCGGCAGCTTCCGCGGCCGCAATATCGACGACAAGCAGATTGGCCTGTGGTTCGTCAAAGTGCCGGTCAGCGCCGAGGAAAAGCTGGAGCAGCCCCTGCAGACGCTCAAGACGCAACTGGTGCCCCTGGTCGGCAAGGCAAGCCATAGCGACTGGGTCAAGCTGTTCCCCAACGCGGAGAATTACGGCTACGGGAATCTGCAGACCATGAGCGCCCGAACCGATTTCGAGGCCTTCGGCATCGGCTGGCCGGACGATGTCAATCCGTATCAGCCGGAGCTGCTGGCGGACACGCTGATCGAACATATCGACAGCTTCCTGAAAAGCCCGCGTCCCGGCATCACGCTGGAAACCATCCGCAACAAGCTCATGTTCTTCCTCTGGGATAATGTGTTCGCGCGCGACCGCAGCCCCCTGTTTGCCTTGCTGCGGCTGGGCGGCATGGCCGGCGAAGACCCGCGCACCTTCGGCGAATTCGCCACGCCGGTGCACGCGGCCATGCTGCTGGCCGGCCTGCTGAAACCGGCCGAGACGGCCAGCGCGTGA